In one window of Microplitis demolitor isolate Queensland-Clemson2020A chromosome 4, iyMicDemo2.1a, whole genome shotgun sequence DNA:
- the LOC103580898 gene encoding neprilysin-2 — protein MGFIMFKKSPGQLRQSKQRSVLEGKIFLIASIGLVCSILPINTSAAVVEATQNDATVNKCTDNACAVEQSETAAQILRYRDATIKPCDNFFRFACGNYKKTDKSNDYDYLEAQKHDYLEKLIRKGISSNFKPYKLIDDIYKTCINENAKGPQALDLLKRTMKSFGNWPILEANWKESTFDWIDFTGDAKKTGYNINYFLDWIPKPMYSGPHRSLRYSVKMAETHFDPSMPDKTISQKQAYSDYMVKVAQLLGANVGDLMKDMKDAYDFEEQLSKINVGDHPYETANFTIAELQKQWPSIEWKRFVDRTLIPYVDASEKPILTVWNSTTLTEFTQLMKKTPTRVQANYAFWKIVQYSAPYLTKEFREAQKTFHKQVGYVRIPDDDDCLELAKKYAVYATQYLYLDQYKSSQALLKNMIGSVKTEMINLMKESKVLNAKDKNKGIKTITEMPFTIGPSEKLSDPKELEKFYANAQVVKDNFLQTILNLNLFKMKKDFSVKLQSEVAPYGVTRIHNTALPEVFAGRLHIPASMIPSPLFDEHHPMYMNYGSGASYIAVNIAETLADMGRSWKKDGTPLPNDQFDCFRRHYEDLSDDAKKQRLRHNRFEDDLILQYIGFRTSRNSYKTYAANHGIEKPLAGLSYPPEQLFWISFAQSYCSRYTDLVDARDINNNQFNIIEYLMMKILSNVPEISSDFQCPVGSNLNPAKKCTWW, from the exons ATGGGGTTTATAATGTTCAAaaa atCACCAGGACAATTGCGGCAAAGCAAACAGAGGTCAGTATTggagggaaaaatttttttaattgcaagtATTGGATTAGTCTGTTCAATTTTGCCAATTAATACTTCAGCGGCTGTTGTTGAAGCTACACAAAACGATG CGACGGTAAATAAATGTACCGATAACGCATGTGCCGTAGAACAATCAGAAACCG ccgCACAAATCTTAAGATACCGTGATGCCACTATTAAGCcttgtgataattttttccgaTTCGCTTGTggtaattacaaaaaaactgATAAATCTAACGATTACGATTATCTTGAAGCACAAAAACATGATTATCTTGAAAAGTTGATCCGGAAAGGAATCTCTTCTAACTTCAAACCCTACAAACTTATCGacgatatttataaaacatgcATCAATGAAA atGCCAAAGGGCCACAAGCTCTAGATCTTTTAAAACGTACGATGAAAAGTTTTGGCAATTGGCCGATTTTAGAAGCTAACTGGAAGGAGTCCACTTTCGACTGGATTGATTTCACCGGTGATGctaaaaaaaccggttacaaCATCAATTATTTCTTAGATTGGATACCAAAGCCTATGTATAGTGGTCCCCATAGGAGTTTAAGATACTCTGTTAAG ATGGCTGAAACTCATTTCGATCCTTCTATGCCTGACAAAACTATCTCACAAAAACAAGCCTACTCTGATTACATGGTAAAAGTAGCACAACTTCTTGGAGCGAATGTTGGTGACTTGATGAAGGACATGAAAGATGCATACGATTTTGAAGAACaactatcaaaaattaatgtcgGAGACCATCCTTACGAGACAGCCAATTTCACTATTGCAGAATTACAAAAGCAATGGCCGAGTATCGAGTGGAAGCGATTTGTTGACAGAACACTAATTCCCTATGTGGATGCTAGTGAAAAACCTATTCTTACTGTTTGGAATTCTACCACTTTAACAGAGTTCACACAACTAATGAAAAAAACCCCAACACGGGTGCAAGCAAATTACGCTTTTTGGAAAATAGTTCAATACTCAGCTCCTTACTTGACTAAAGAATTTAGGGAGGCGCAAAAAACGTTCCATAAACAAGTAGGTTATGTCCGGATTCCAGATGATGACGATTGTCTGGAATTGGCTAAAAAATATGCAGTATATGCCACCCAATACTTATATTTGGATCAATACAAAAGCAGTCAGGCGCTCCTTAAAAATATGATTGGGTCTGTTAAAACTGAAATGATTAATTTGATGAAAGAATCTAAAGTATTGAATgccaaagataaaaataaaggaataaaGACCATTACAGAAATGCCTTTTACTATCGGGCCGTCGGAAAAACTGTCTGATCCAAAAGAACTGGAAAAATTCTATGCAAATGCACAAGTCGTCAAAGATAACTTTTTGCAAACGATCTTGAActtgaatttattcaaaatgaaaaaggatTTCAGCGTTAAATTACAATCAGAAGTCGCTCCATACGGCGTTACTCGGATACATAACACAGCACTCCCGGAAGTATTCGCTGGTCGTCTAC ACATACCAGCTTCGATGATTCCCAGCCCATTATTTGACGAACATCATCCAATGTACATGAATTACGGTTCGGGTGCGTCTTACATTGCAGTGAATATCGCAGAAACTTTGGCTGATATGGGAAGAAGTTGGAAAAAAGATGGAACCCCACTTCCAAATGACCAATTCGATTGTTTCCGTCGTCATTATGAGGATTTGTCTGACGACGCAAAGAAACAAAGA cttCGTCACAATAGATTCGAAGATGATTTGATCCTCCAATACATCGGATTTCGGACATCTCGGAATTCTTACAAGACTTACGCCGCCAACCATGGTATTGAAAAACCTCTTGCAGGATTATCATATCCTCCGGAGCAATTATTCTGGATATCTTTTGCTCAATCGTATTGTTCTAGATACACAGATTTAGTTGATGCCCGtgatattaataacaatcagTTCAATATTATTGAGTACttgatgatgaaaattttatcaaatgtaCCTGAAATTTCATCAGACTTTCAATGCCCTGTGGGTTCTAATTTGAATCCCGCAAAAAAATGCACCTGGTGGTAA
- the LOC103580897 gene encoding neprilysin-2: MLAICYFPQDRNSDNKYSTMYQIFNNLGQSRVSLLDRPLFLIVIIGFIWSLISINDASVIDTTRNNVVSNKCTSTACSVERLETAARIIRYRDDTINPCDNFPRFACGNYKKTDKSNDYNYLLSQKHDHLEKLIQKGIFSDFKPYKLIDDIYKTCMNREARGQQGLDLMKRIIKTLGNWPILEANRWKESEFNWIDFTSNAKKSGYNINYFLDWQPLYTNHSNKWTLRYSIRMAGSYFDNSMSTTTTMQKQMYADYMLRIARSLGANIGDTIQELKEAFQFENKLHEIISGDDSCHMNNNNIDDNISIEKLQKQWPSIDWNRFVDKTLIPFVDSNEKPILTVWNSTALTEFVKLMEKTPKRVQANYAIWKIVQYSVPYLTEEFREMQQMFQKLVGYVGMPADDDCLETAKAYTKYALLNLYLDQFKSSRETIKQMVITFKDQITKMIKESKTLSDEAKNEGINILKEMSFTIGPSNKLSNSKELKKFYADAQVVKDNFLQTLLNLNLFKIKKDFSIKLLSEINPHNMNKLSTLGIPNYMNGHLNIPAAMIPSPLFNNDRPMYMNFGSSGSYIALSIASAVSHVGRNQTVRKELIDKQLDCFRNHIDDSTDELKKKNMPQDRSEEDMIAQYIGFRTSWAAYQDYVTKLGTEPTLEGLPYTQEQLFWISFAQSFCFEYENINEPRNLHNNQLNIHEYNIMKIFSNIPEISADFQCPVGSNMNKEPKCTWW; encoded by the exons ATGCTTGCTATCTGTTATTTTCCTCAAGACCGCAATAGTGATAACAAATATTCTACAatgtatcaaatatttaataa tTTAGGGCAATCGCGGGTGTCTCTTCTTGATCGTCCATTATTTTTGATAGTGATCATTGGATTCATTTGGtctttaatttcaataaatgatGCGTCTGTTATCGATACCACACGGAATAATG tggTGTCAAACAAATGCACGAGTACCGCATGTTCTGTAGAACGTTTAGAAACTG ccgCACGAATTATAAGATACAGAGATGATACTATAAATCCATGTGATAATTTTCCCCGATTTGCTTGcggtaattataaaaaaactgataAATCTAATGActataattatcttttatcacaaaaacaTGATCATCTTGAAAAGCTTATTCAAAAAGGAATCTTTTCTGACTTTAAGCCTTACAAACTTATCGATGATATTTACAAAACATGCATGAACAGGG AGGCTAGGGGACAACAAGGTTTAGACCTTATGAAGAGAATCATTAAGACTTTAGGAAACTGGCCGATTTTGGAAGCCAACAGGTGGAAGGAATCTGAATTCAATTGGATCGATTTTACCAGCAATGCTAAAAAATCCggttataatataaattacttctTAGATTGGCAACCTTTATATACCAACCATAGCAATAAATGGACTTTACGATATTCTATCAGA ATGGCTGGTTCCTACTTCGATAACTCAATGAGCACTACAACTACAATGCAAAAACAAATGTACGCAGACTATATGCTTAGAATAGCACGATCTCTTGGTGCAAATATTGGAGATACTATACAAGAATTGAAGGAAGCatttcaatttgaaaataaattacatgaaaTTATATCTGGAGATGATTCGTGtcatatgaataataataatattgatgataATATTAGCATTGAAAAGTTACAGAAGCAATGGCCGAGTATCGATTGGAATAGATTTGTCGATAAAACCCTTATTCCTTTTGTGGACAGTAACGAAAAGCCTATTTTAACTGTATGGAATTCTACAGCTTTGACAGAGTTCGTAAAGCTCATGGAAAAAACTCCAAAACGTGTGCAAGCAAATTACGCCATTTGGAAAATAGTTCAATACTCAGTTCCTTATTTGACTGAGGAATTTAGGGAAATGCAACAAATGTTCCAGAAATTAGTAGGTTATGTTGGCATGCCCGCTGATGATGATTGTCTGGAAACAGCGAAAGCTTATACAAAATATGCTCTTCTTAATTTGTATTTGGATCAATTTAAAAGTAGTCGAGAGACTATTAAACAAATGGTAATCACTTTCAAGGATCAAATCactaaaatgataaaagaatCTAAAACATTAAGTGATGAAGCTAAAAATGAAGGAATAAATATTCTCAAAGAGATGTCATTCACTATTGGACCATCGAATAAATTGTCTAATTCGaaagaacttaaaaaattctacGCAGATGCTCAAGTCGTTAAGGATAACTTTTTGCAGACGCTTTTgaacttgaatttatttaaaattaaaaaagattttagtATCAAACTACTATCGGAAATAAACCCACACAATATGAATAAGTTAAGTACGCTAGGAATTCCAAATTATATGAATGGGCATTTAA ataTACCGGCGGCTATGATTCCTAGCCCTTTGTTCAACAATGATCGCCCAATGTACATGAATTTCGGTTCAAGTGGATCATATATAGCACTTAGTATCGCCTCGGCAGTATCTCACGTCGGAAGGAATCAGACAGTTCGGAAAGAACTCATAGATAAACAACTCGATTGTTTCCGTAATCATATTGATGATTCAACTGATGagctgaagaaaaaaaat atgcCTCAAGATCGATCTGAAGAAGATATGATTGCTCAGTACATCGGATTCCGTACTTCCTGGGCAGCTTACCAGGATTACGTCACCAAATTGGGAACAGAACCGACTCTTGAAGGGTTGCCATATACCCAGGAGCAATTGTTTTGGATATCTTTCGCACAATCATTCTGTTTTGAATACGAGAATATTAATGAACCACGCAATCTTCATAACAATCAGCTAAATATTCATGAATACaacataatgaaaatattctcGAATATACCTGAGATTTCAGCTGATTTTCAGTGTCCTGTGGGTTCTAATATGAACAAGGAACCCAAATGTACCTGGtggtag
- the LOC103580955 gene encoding uncharacterized protein LOC103580955: MYRSIIYNQLTDGYLDISTWIRDTFEITLGILMEFLGRFIDLAIAISQLIFQVICFLRDLCIETMQTFANLFRGIVNVVKSISSENVEDFAEACLVVILWVAAAKFFIGLVDKSYGRYNPLRVFKKLRNNELEKYESEIPAVRDHIWTKAPNSKRKSILRKKRSTKY, from the exons ATGTATCGATCAATCATCTACAATCAATTAACAGACGGTTATTTGGATATCAGTACGTGGATTCGAGACACATTTGAAATAACACTAGgaattttaatggaatttttaGGACGATTTATTGATCTTGCAATTGCTATTTcgcaattaatatttcaagttATTTGTTTTCTGAGGGATTTGTGCATAGAAACAATGCAAACATTTGCAAATTTATTTCGGGGTATTGTAAATGTTGTTAAATCTATCAGTTCAGAAAATGTTGAAGATTTTGCGGAAGCGTGTTTGGTTGTAATTCTTTGGGTTGCagcagctaaattttttatcggtCTTGTTGATAAG agtTATGGACGATACAATCCTTTgagggtgtttaaaaaattaaggaaCAATGAACTAGAAAAATATGAATCGGAAATTCCTGCAGTGAGAGATCACATATGGACGAAGGCGCCtaattcaaaaagaaaatcaattttacgtaaaaaacgtAGTACAAAGTAttga